AGTGGGGAGGGGCATGGTTGATCAGGCACCTTACTCCCCTCATGGTAACTCCAGTCCTAATTTAGGATCTATGAGCAGTCCCTGATCTGTGGCCCATGCCAGGCTTTCTATGCACTCTTTTCCTCTTGCTGACAGCTTTCCCTGGAAGTGACTTTCTCCCCTCTGCGAACTCTGTCTCCTCCCTGCCTCTGGGGAAGGAGACCCCTATTTATGGTTGTCTTGTtcctggtcatttttttttttaagtgggccCATTCCACTCTTGTAGAAGCCCCTGGCAGGTATATTCTCTCTCGCCACTTCAGTGTGccagcaaatgtttgttgagcaactattctgggccaggcactgtgcagggTGCTGTGGCTAGCAGAGTGGAAATATGAGTAGGATCTGTGCCCTCAAGAAATATAATCCCACGAGGGATTTATGGAGGAGAAATGGGGGAAGAAGGGAAGTGTGCAGGGCCAGGTCACTGGGTCTGAACTACCAGAAGGCTGTGGGGTGTATGTAATAGGATGGCCTGAAGGAGCTCCACAGCTCCAGCCTGGAGCAGGACCTTGGAGGATGGGTCAGAGGAGAGGGAGCCAGCCAGCTCAGAGTTAAGGTGCCAGCCATGCTCAGGTGGGTGGGCAGGGCGGGGAGGAGTGAAAAAGCTGGAGACAATGGACAGGACCGCTCCTGCTACTACTCCTGGGACTAGGAGCTGGCTTGGGTGTTGGTTTACATTTAGTGGTTTTGGAGAGGTACAGGTCAAGAGATACCTGGCAAGCTGCAGTGGAACGGTTCTTGACCATGGACCTAGTCCTAGGCTCTGCCCAGCTCGTAACCTGCCGCTTGACTTTGGATGCGTTACCTCTCCTCAGCCACGGTGCTGGTCAGTGGGGGTGGCTCTAGGAACATTCTCCCCATCTAAATCTGGACTAAGCCTTGGGACTTGATTCCCCTCCTTCTCCCAGAAGGAGGCGCTGTTGCCAGGGCTGCAGCGCCCCAAGTCTCCTCCCCTGTTCCTTTGCTAGCTGCTAGCAGGTGGGGCCCCCATTCAGCCACCCTGGGGACCGCTGGGAGGACCGATGGTCAGGGAAGAGTTTCCAGTATGTGCCAGGTTGACCCTCTTGCCCCTGGCCTGAGAGCTGGGGGAGCCCTGGGCTGCTCACCCCACCTCTACCGCCTGGCCGCCAGCCTGGCTCCCATAACTGGGCGGGCGCATAGCTGGGGCTCAGCCGTGCGCGTCCTGATAAGGAGCCTGCGCCTTCCAGGGCTCTGGGGAGAGAGCCCGGGCACCGAGCAGACAGACGCGCTCGCACACACAGCGCAGGCACACAGCTAGCGAGCAAAGTACACTGGAACACCAGCACTGAGGGACTCCCACCTGGCAGCCGTCACCTCTGCACCTTCATGGACCACCGCAGGGAGCCCCCGTGACAGGAGACCCCTTCCTGGGCAGTGTGGACCCCTGCTGTTCGGAGCCCATTCTCCATCAACTTGAGTTGTGGCTTGGGGCTAGTTTCGCCTTTGGGCTTCTTTTCCCGTATCTAAAGTAAGGGATTGGAGGGAATCCCTGCGGGCTGACATGCAGATTCCAGGCCACACAGGCCTCCGTCCCCTCCCCCACTCTGCCCCAGGCTTGTCTCGGCAACAGGGGTCCTGAGGAGGGGACCCACCTCTGCTGGGCATAAGCTGGGGGCCTCCTGGCCTCCCAGCCCGTGGGAGTcaggcccagctctgcctcccccTTGGGTGTCTTTCTGTCCCAGGAAAAGCCAGTTCGCTGAGCTCGGTGGGTGCCTATGTGGACGGAAATGTGGAGAAATACTTTAATCACAGCTCTAACCTGTGTTTATAGAGCTCCTTTCTCCTGAAAGTATCCATTAACTTCGGAATAAATCTCCTGCTCTTTGcttccccactttttttttttctgtaattatatTCAGTAAATTACTATTATCCAAATTGCGCCCGGGGaagagagacagagcgagagagagaacTTCTAAACGACTGGAGGAGGCCGCCTAGGAAAACACAGGGTTCCCAGGCCAGGACTATAGGAATTAGAATGGGCTagaaagttttccttttatttggcCTGGCATTATCCCTTTGAAATGAGATCAATTTCAAGTTGGGCTTCCAAGCCCCCGCCCTGCCCGGCTCAGCGGCCCCTAGCCCTGCTTGTCTGCTCCTCCTAGCTCCTCCTGGAGGTGAGGAAGGGGTGATAATGTGCAGTTTGCCTCTTGCTGGCGCCAGCCGGCTGCGCTGTTTATCTGGCTGCCAGGGGAATCTGGGCAATTAGGCTCAGCCAGCCTTAAAGTGCCAGGAGCTCCTTTTCTGTGTGTCCCATCATGGGGCTTAGGGTTGAGTCTTCGGCTTCTGGGGGCAGGAAGGATGGGCACTCAGGaggccccctccccacccacagccCCTCTTTGGGAGGGGGGGAAACTTGGCAACCGGGGAGGCATGTGAATCTTTTCCTAAGCAAGATGCTGAGCTGCAAAGATTGGGGGTGGAAGGTAATGTCCCAAACTGAAACTTTTCCAGGCACTGGGAGAGGCTGTGAACTCTTCTGGCTTTAGAATTTAGGTCTAGATCCCAAAAGGCTAAGTACCCCCTGGGGGCTAACCAGAGGCATGCCTGGGCTGAGCTGAACCTTCTGGTGCACTGGCCCCTGGCTGACTGCTCTTGCTTCTGCAGGAAGTTGGAGGAGATTCCTGAAGTTGATGCCTCAGGCTGGATGTCCAAGGGGGTTGGAGTTGCTGAtgtctttctgtctccctctcttttcttttcctccctacCAGGTCCACTTCTTTCAGAGGAGCCTGCAGTGCTCTAAAAGTTCTCCTGTTAAAGTTTAGAGCATATgggttattattttaaaatcaacacaACTTTTTAAAGTACTAAGACAACTTCTAAGAGGGGAGTGGACAGAGGGCCTGGTGGCAGCTCACAGTTTCTTTTCTGATCTTTGGTCTCACCCACCAAGTGTCCCACCTGAGTGCCCACCTTGCCCACCTGAGGTAATGCCCTGGGGCTCCATCAGTCCAGATCCATAGGGTGCAGCCACGTGGGAATGGTGGCTGATTGTTACCCAGTAGTGTTCATAgcacattattcataatatctaaagagaggaagcaacccaaatgtccattagctgatgaatggataaatgaaatatgGTACATCCAaaaaatggaatatcattcaCTCATGAAAAAGAACGGAGTACCGAAAcgtgttacaacatggatgaacctcgaTGACTTTGTGCCACATGAAAgaagaagccagccacaaaaggCCATATGTTGTATgaaatgaaatgtccagaatgggcgTGGgaatagagacaaaaagtaggtTAGTGGTTGCCCAGGGTTTTGGGGTTGGGGTCTAGGAAGTGACTGCCAGTGGGGATGGTGTTTCTTTTTGCGATGAAAAAAAATGTCCTGTGTTTAGATTGTggttgatggttgcacaacattgtaaatatactaaaaaaacCCACTgaatggtatattttaaaaaaggatgaatcttagggtatgtgaattatatctcaatttttggAAAGGGTTACCTGATACTGGTCTCCAGCTGGCCTTCCCCATAATACCTGCAGCTACTTTCatatgtggccttgggcaggtccTTCAGCAAGTGGGACCTTAGTTTTCATATCAGTGAAAAGAAGGAATTGAGTTGGGTGAACCCCAAGGCCTCTTCTGTCTCTGACACTCTAAATCCTTGTGTTGTGGGGTAGAGTCTAAAGCCTTCATACTTTTTTAGTTGCCTACAATGGAATCTAGTGATTAGCTTTCAGTCCATGCGGTTGTTAAacagttggctgggtgcggtggctcatgcctataatcccagcactttgggaggccgaggcgggcggatcacctgaggtcgggagttcaagaccagcctgaccaacgtggagaaaccccatctctactaaaaatacaaaattagctgggcgtggtggtgcatgcctgtaatcccagctactagggaggctgaggcaggagaatcgcttgaacctgcgaggtggaggttgcggtgagccgagatcacgccattgcactccaacctgggcaacaagagcgaaactctgtctcaagtaAATAAACAGTTGTGTGCATACCATTTTGCCAGAGCTAATGGGAGCCTGGTGAGGTCCCTCCTGAACACTTTGCAGTGCTCCACTACCTGGCATGTCTCCTGGTTCAGGTTCATAGATTTTCTTTCTATCTCACAACATTGGAACTCCCAACTCAGCTATGGCCGTGGGTAGTGGGTGTCACAACTCAAGGCTCAGGTAGCTCTTCCAGGTGGGACTTCATTAGCCTTTCCTGCCTTCCACCTTTTGATTCCCAGGTAAGCAGCCCCTGGAAGAGATGCTGGCATTGGTTACAGAGGCTTGACTCCAGACACTACTGCCCATAGTTGTCAAGATTCACCTTTGGGGACAAATCTTGGGGGCGGATGTCCAGAGCTCCATGCCATGTGTGGCCTAGGCCTCAGCCAGTCAGATTTTTGCAAAAGTAACCCTAAGAAATTGCAGGCTTTCTGATAAGCTCTTGCGGGTAGTGGAAAGGGCATGGAGGTCAGGGACCTGGCCTTGGTTCTGGCTCATTACCTAGCTCCTGAGGAAGTCACTTCCACTCACCAGGCCACAGTCTCCTCCTCTGTACAGTGGAAGCACTGGCCTCAATTCTCTTTTCCTGTGGAACTCCAGCCCTTCCTCTGCGCTGCCCCTTGTCCTGAGAGGCTGGTCCTCCTCAAGGCTGGCCTCTAGGCCTGAGAGCCCCCTAGATCCTCTTTCTGTACATCTTTGTCCACAGGTGCATTCAACTTTACCATTATCCTCATCCCAGTTGTCTATGTCCATATTTAGTGAGCATGTTCTGTGCAGGTGATGTCCCAGACCCAGCGGGGATGAAGCGGTATAAGAAAGGGCATCTCTTGATTCCACCTCATTGGGTGGCAGAGCAGAGTTAGGCCTGGActggaatcccagctccaccatgACTGGCTCAGGAGACATGCGCaagtcagttttctcatctgtaaaatggagataataatatctcatttgttttttgtattttgagaaaggattaaataaaaataggtgcCTGATGAGCATAATTAACTACTCTGTACCTGAggtctaaaataataaaattgaaagtgATTGGCATGGAGTGAGACACAAGGTAGGCACCGAGCAAATGTTCACGTCTCTCTCAGTGGCTACTCTGTGATTCACTTTTCCTTCTCCCTAATTTCTGTCCACAGAAAGTCTCTGTTTCTAAACCTCAGAGCTTTGACTTTGTTGGAAGTAACTTTGAGCTGGAAAAGCCAGGGTGGGGAAGAGGTGAGGCCTCATTGGGTGTATGGAGCAAAACAAGTGCTCCTATAACTAATTGTGCCTTATTACAATTGCGAAAAACACTTATTACCCCTTGTGTCATTACTGATACCCGCCTAATAATAGTTATTACCACTTTATTACCACTGAGAGTTTGTTTTAGTTTGCGATTTGATTGTGTTTAGTTTCATTTACCGAAAATGAAGGGTCATTTCATTCATGCAAATTGTTACTTAGTTTAGCAAATTGTTACTTCCCATAAAGCAAGAAGCTAAGGAATTCTTCTGAAGGCAAAGTATATGTTTTTAAGGAGGAGTATTTTAGGCAAATGAAAGGAAacccaaagaaaaatatcatAGACAATAAGGAATAATAGCATCTGAGCTGTAGAGAACTTGCGTTCCACCCCGTCCTTTACAaaaggggagactgaggccaagAGTGGAAGTGACTGGCTTTAAGACCTCCTATTGAGATAGCTGGGTTTGGCCCTTTGGGTCCTAACCCTTTCTACTGTCCTCCCCTGCACCTAGGAATGCTAGCTCTAATGCAGCTTGTTTGGACACGAGTTTCTGCGTCTGGGCCTTTGCACTTACACTCAGCTCTGACTAGGCTTGCCAAATTTAGCAAGTAAAAtgcaggatgcccagttaaattagAGTATCAGATAAACAACACACCATGTTTTAGTATAAGTACACCGCCAATATTGAAAGGGGCACACTTATACTACAAAATGATGCTATGTTTATCCAAAACTCAAATGTAACTGAGCATCTGGTATTTTATCCAGCAGCCCTGGTTCTGACTTTCCCTGCACTCACGTTTCTCTTGTTAAAGTAGTAACAGTTACTGTTTATGGAGGTGTTTTTCGATAGTGCCAAGAGCTGcactaagcattttacatacattatcccAGCAAACCTGGGAGGTCTAGATGatgattatcctcattttagagctgaagaaacaggctcagagaggtgaagtaagtTGCTTGAGGTCACAAAGCCAAatatggcagagctgggattgagCCCGTATCTGTCTGTGCCCCAAGTCTGTGGCTTTAACTGTTGAGGGGATTTGGGCAGCAGAGGAGGTGGGACAAAGGGAGGGCTTTCTGGAGGCTGAGTTTATTATTTGCGGAAACCAGAAATTAAAAGCATGTAGAACCTGAGGTGTGAGCTCCCCGACCCTGGCAGTGACATGCTGTCTCCTGTCTTCCAGAATCTCCGCCACCTCCCTACTCTCGGCTGTCTCCTCGCGACGAGTACAAGCCACTGGGTAAGTGCACCCTCCTTCCTACCCTTGCAGAGGAGTGTCCCTCACTGGGTTCCCTTCAGCCCAGTGTCTGTCCAGCCTCAGGGCTGGAGGGCTGGAGGGGAGGGGTGAAAGCCAGACCGGTTGCTGTGAAATGGGGTGAAGTTGTGCAAACACTCCCACAGTTGGGCCAAAGCAGACCCAGCTTCTGCAGCAGGCTATTTACATCTCGAAATTCCACGGCTCATCATTAACCTCTCCGTGACCTTTTAAACATGGGCCTTTCGAAGATGAATGGGTTTTGACTTACGCATCTCACTGGAGGTGCGTTGGTATTTCTgtgtctctttcctctctcttggGCCCCCCAGCCTTGGGTTATTCTCCTTTAGAGTGTATTAATTAGTAGTATGACAAATAGGTTGGGCATGAAGTCTTTGTTGAGAGGAGCTGtgtattttccccctttttaagCCAAGATGTTCACTTGAGCAGAAACAACAATTGGAGTATTAAAAAGGAATGTATATTGGTATACAAAGCCCCTGGCATGGACTGTCCCCTAGGTGAGCTTAGTGGAGTTGGTAATTTTAGACAACTCCCATTCAGAGGCAGAACATGTTTTCTGTAAAACCTTGAGCCTAGATGATCAGCCCATATTCTGGGGTAGATGTAAGTGGTTTCAAAAGCAGAGactgttggctcacgcctgtaatcccagcactttgggaggccaaggggggcagatcacttgaagttaggaggttgagatcagcctagccaacatggtgaaaccctgtctctactaaaagtacaaaaattagctgggtgtggtggtgcacatgctcccgagtagctgtaatcccagctactcgggaggctgaggcaggaaaattgcttgaacctgggaggttgcagtgagctgaggtcacgccactgcactccagcctgggtgacagagtgagtgaaactctgtctcaaaaaaaaaaaaaaaaaaaaaaagaatagagattGTGGCTGGgaacgatggctcatgcctataatcccagcattttaggaggctgaggtgggaggatcacttaagcccaggagttagaggctgcagtgaggtatgactgtgccactgcactccagtctgggcgacagaacaagaccccctctgtaaaataaaataaaagtggagaGTGCTTGGCTCTCTGTTTCCTCTAGTGGGGTTTCAGGGCATGGGTTCTGAGGCAGAGGAGTGATGGAATCTGTAGGATCCTGACTGGGGCAAGTTAGTTTGGCCCTGACAGTGCCAGGAAAGCAACTTTGTGACCCAAGCAGTTCCCGTGGGACTCAAGCTTTAAAAGTCAGATGGCGTGGCAACGATGCTGAAACATTCCACCAAGTGACCGCAAAAAGTGggttttgtttggcttttttgtAAAGGCCTCCTCCCAGTAGTGTGTGTTAGCATCATCTGGGaggtcacttctttttttctttgttcgagatggagtctcgctctgtcacctaggctggagtgaaatggcgtgaactcggcccactgcaacctccgcctcctgggttcaaacgattcttctgcctcagcctcccgagtagctgggactacaggtgcccgccaccacgcctggctaatttttgtagagatggagttttaccatattggccaggctggtctcaatctcctgacctcgtgatctgcccaccttggcctcccaaagtgctgggaatacaggcgtgagccactgcacctggctggggaggTCCCTTCTTAGTGTCGTAGACACTCAGGCATATCCACCCCAGTTTTCCTTCCAGACCCCTCACCTGCCGTGAAGTCAGAAGTGCCCACCAGGTCCCTTCAGAAGTGTGACCTTCTCAGGCTAGGTGGGCAGAGGCTGTCCCACGAGGGTGTGGGAGTCAGCGACCAAACTATGGTGGCCACCCTATTGTTGTTCCAGAAGTAGAATTGTCCCATGAATGGGGGAGCCTTAGTTTCTGGGGAACTGGAGAGATCTTCTGGTGGGAGCTTGTCACTTAAGAGATGAAGAATCAAACTGAGTGAGGGGGAGGAGCTGCCCAGCTAATGAGCTGCAGGGTTGAGGCACAAACTCAGAGCAGCCCCCACTCAGGTGGGTGGCTGGCTGTCCTTCCCTTGGAGGCCTGTCTCAGCATTTCCTAAGTCAGCATAATTGCACTAGTTGCTTGCAAGATCCTTAGTTCCATTAgagaaaaaaaccttcaaaagttCTTAGTGAAAGTTCTTAGCACCTCAGCTTGAATGTCAAGGATCATCGCCCTGAGGGTTTGTCAGTTAGCATGTGATAAAGCAGCAAAAATCAGGGCACTGCCCAGCCCTGC
The window above is part of the Macaca fascicularis isolate 582-1 chromosome 7, T2T-MFA8v1.1 genome. Proteins encoded here:
- the LOC102143302 gene encoding uncharacterized protein; the encoded protein is MSPEPVMVELGFQSRPNSALPPNEVESRDALSYTASSPLGLGHHLHRTCSLNMDIDNWDEDNGKVECTCGQRCTERGSRGLSGLEASLEEDQPLRTRGSAEEGLEFHRKRELRPVLPLYRGGDCGLGLLTWESKGGRQERLMKSHLEELPEP